One window of Chloroflexus aggregans DSM 9485 genomic DNA carries:
- a CDS encoding CvpA family protein, with amino-acid sequence MIIDAGAAVVILLFILIGQRRGVIPSGLALTGTLIGAVLVDIWQDGVINLLERLGLATEWPLFLSLSGLLLLAVIVGYGIDTILELGLEDTDEWSQRLIGALVGLVNAGLVIYYLVRYAKLSWSPPFIERWLNAATLIPTVVEWLPWAMLGLTLGGIIMLGWRVFHTIRSARALQSHDDAPRSRQDVYLRVLEEINRVTDRRR; translated from the coding sequence ATGATCATTGATGCGGGTGCGGCGGTCGTGATCCTGTTATTTATTCTGATCGGTCAGCGGCGCGGGGTAATACCGAGCGGGTTGGCTCTCACCGGAACGCTCATCGGTGCAGTTTTGGTCGATATTTGGCAAGACGGTGTGATCAATCTGCTAGAACGGCTGGGTTTGGCTACTGAATGGCCGCTCTTTCTCAGTTTAAGCGGGTTGCTACTGTTGGCTGTGATCGTCGGTTACGGGATTGATACTATCCTTGAGTTGGGTTTAGAGGACACCGATGAATGGTCACAGCGTCTGATCGGTGCTCTGGTCGGGTTGGTGAACGCCGGGCTTGTGATCTATTATCTCGTTCGCTATGCCAAACTGTCATGGTCACCACCGTTCATTGAACGGTGGTTGAACGCGGCGACGTTGATACCGACGGTGGTTGAGTGGTTGCCGTGGGCAATGCTCGGCTTAACCTTGGGTGGTATTATCATGTTAGGTTGGCGCGTCTTTCACACGATACGTTCCGCGCGCGCATTACAATCGCACGACGACGCACCCCGCTCGCGTCAAGATGTCTATCTGCGCGTCCTCGAGGAGATCAACCGGGTGACCGATCGCCGACGGTAA
- the tgt gene encoding tRNA guanosine(34) transglycosylase Tgt, producing the protein MTHFTITARDPHSRARTGRLRTAHGEVETPVFMPVGTRATVKSLSPHELREHGASIILGNTYHLYLQPGHELIARHGGLHGFMSWNGPILTDSGGFQVFSLVYGGIADEVKGRRPAHPTRLADMVTVTEEAVIFKSYLDGSRHVFTPERSIEVQHHLGADIIVCFDELPPFRAGYDYTAQSMARTHRWAERCLVAHQRRNRAALPNPDQLLFGIVHGGIFADLRRASAEFISSMPFDGLCIGGSLGANKAQMYEVVDMTVPYLPDGMARHLLGVGDVDDLLEGVARGIDMFDCVSPTRLGRHGAALIRNRERNWRLNVTNATLRDDPGPLQAGCPCYTCRHFSRAYIHHLYRSKELLGIRLVSLHNVAFLLNLMAEVRAAIAANRFGELYYEWLGKPLPDITP; encoded by the coding sequence ATGACACACTTCACGATTACCGCCCGCGACCCTCACAGTCGTGCGCGCACCGGCCGCTTACGAACAGCTCATGGCGAGGTCGAAACCCCGGTATTTATGCCGGTAGGTACTCGGGCTACGGTTAAATCGCTCAGCCCGCATGAACTGCGCGAACACGGCGCATCGATTATCCTGGGGAATACGTATCATCTTTATTTGCAGCCCGGTCACGAATTGATCGCCCGTCACGGAGGGCTGCACGGATTTATGAGCTGGAACGGTCCAATCCTCACCGATAGTGGCGGCTTTCAGGTCTTTTCACTGGTGTACGGTGGGATTGCCGATGAAGTAAAAGGTCGCCGACCCGCCCACCCGACACGGTTGGCCGATATGGTGACCGTCACTGAGGAGGCCGTTATCTTTAAATCGTACCTTGACGGTTCGCGTCATGTCTTTACGCCAGAACGGAGTATCGAGGTGCAACATCACCTTGGCGCCGACATTATCGTCTGCTTTGACGAACTTCCGCCGTTCCGCGCCGGCTACGACTACACTGCACAGAGTATGGCCCGTACCCACCGCTGGGCCGAGCGCTGTTTGGTAGCCCACCAACGGCGCAATCGCGCTGCACTCCCTAACCCCGACCAACTCCTGTTTGGGATTGTGCATGGCGGTATCTTTGCCGACCTACGCCGGGCGAGCGCCGAGTTCATCAGCAGTATGCCGTTTGATGGTCTCTGTATCGGTGGATCGCTGGGAGCTAATAAGGCCCAGATGTATGAGGTGGTTGATATGACCGTACCCTACTTACCCGACGGTATGGCCCGCCACCTCCTTGGTGTTGGAGATGTTGATGATCTCCTCGAAGGAGTTGCGCGTGGGATCGATATGTTCGATTGTGTCAGCCCTACTCGACTCGGACGGCACGGGGCAGCCCTCATTCGCAATCGCGAACGCAACTGGCGGCTCAATGTGACAAATGCGACGTTACGTGATGACCCAGGCCCATTGCAAGCGGGTTGTCCGTGTTATACGTGCCGGCATTTCTCACGGGCGTACATTCATCACCTCTACCGCTCGAAAGAACTACTTGGGATCAGGCTGGTCAGCTTACACAACGTCGCTTTCCTACTAAACCTGATGGCCGAGGTACGTGCCGCTATCGCCGCCAATCGCTTTGGTGAACTGTACTATGAGTGGTTGGGGAAGCCGTTGCCGGATATAACACCCTAA